One Nitrospinota bacterium genomic window, TGCCGGCAAAAGAGTCTGTTCCGCCGGTTAAATATGCAAAAAAGCCATCTTTTCATCGTTTCCGCTTCACATTATGATATAATCTTTAATTACTTTAAGCCGGTAAAGGCAGCCTTTCCGGGTTGTTCAAGTTTCGTTAGTCCCCATCGGGCAGCATGGCGGGGAAGTTCGCAAGTATTGCGCCGCCGCAACCATGCACAAAGGAGTGTCGAGTGAAGATCAAGAGTATTGCCCTCGTGGAAACCAAAGCGGTTAAGACCCATGTGTTTAGCCGGGTGTACCTGCCGCGGATGGGGTTGCCGTTTCTGAGCGGCCTTATGAAAAGCCGGGGATACGAGGTGGAAACCTTTTTCCAGGAAAAGGCGCCGGTTGATATTGACTATTTGTGCGGATTCGATCTAGTCGGGATCAGTTCCCTCACTTCCACCGTCAACGAGGCGTACCGGTTGGGGAGCCTGCTGAAAGGGCGGGGGAAGACTGTTGTCATGGGCGGCCCGCACGTCAGCGCGATGGCGGAAGAGGCGTTGCGGCACTGCGACTACGTGGTGCGCGGCGAAGGGGAGGCGACGTTCGCCGAGTTGGTGTCGAAAATGAACGGCGGCGGCGTTTCGGATGTGCCGGGCATTTCGTATATGCGCGACGGCGTGTTGGTGCAGAATCCTTCATCCATCGCTAAAGTTAATATGGAAGAGATGCCACAGGCCGATTTTTCGTCGTGCAAGGCGTTCAAGGGGCCGGAAGAGTATCCGGCGCAACTGATGTTCTCGCGCGGATGCCCGTTCGATTGCAGCTTTTGCAGCGTTACCACCACCTTCGGGCGGAAGTACCGCTATAAGACCAAAGAACAGCTTATGGCCGAGATGGCTCCCATGCTTGGCCGCACCATCAATTTTATCGACGACAACTTCGCGGCGAACCCGCGCAGGACTAAGGACTTGCTCAAGACCATGATCGCCGAAAACAAGGTGCCGCACCGCTATTCGTGCCAACTGCGGATAGATGCCGCGCGGGACGAAGAGCTGCTTGACCTGTTAAAGCGGACCAATTGCCGTATCGCCTACATCGGGATGGAATCGATCAATCCCGAAACGCTCAAGGCGTATGACAAGGGGCAGACGGTGGAGGAGATCGTTGCATCCATCAAGGGCTTCAAACGGCATAATATCGGCATCCACGGCATGTTTGTGCTGGGGGGCGACCACGACACGCCCCAGACCATCAGGGATACCACGGACTTCGCCATCGAGGCGGGCTTGGATACCATCCAGCTTTGCGCGCTCACGCCGTTCCCCGGCACGGCCGTGCATGGCCAAATGGTTGCCGAGAAACGGATACTGCATCAGGACTGGGATCACTATGACGGGCTGCATTGCGTGATCCGGCCCACGCGGATGACCCCTTACGAGTTGCAGCACGGCATCATCGAGGAGATGCGGCGTTTTTATTCGTTTCCCCGCGCATTTAACATTAGCGTGCAAAAGCGCTGGCGGTTCAAATACCGGATGGGCGGCCGCTATTTGGTGAACCGTTGGAAGAATGAAAACTCCGCCTATTTCGATTATTTGAAAACAGTGTAGCCCGCGTTTTTTTTCGGTTACAGCGTGGCGGGGAGCTGGGCCAGCGCTTCTTTGGCTTCGGCCAAATCGGGATTCAGCCGCAACGCTTCCTCATACGATTTGCGGGCGTTGGCATAGTCCTTCAGCATGAAGTGGACGCGGCCGAGATTGTAGTGCAGGTTGAAATCGTCCGGATCCATTATCAGCGCCTTTTTGTAGTTTTCCATCGCCTTCACCCCTTGCTTCATGCGGCGGCAGCTGATGCCAAGCCAGTTGTAGAGCCGCGGGTCGGACGGGTTTATCGCAACCGCTTTCTCGAACAGGGCAATCGCTTTATCGTAATTTTGCCGGCGGAACCAGACTTCGCCCGCCAGAACAAGGATGGCCTGGTTCTCGGTATCCATCACAAGCGCTTTTTGCAGCGCATCCTCCGCGTTTAGGGTGTCGCCGGCATCCATGTAATGGAAAAACCACTCCAGCCAGTCGGCGGGGAGGGCGGGCGTTATTTTCTTGGCCGCTTCCAGCGCCTGGGCGGCTTCGGTATCTTTGCCGAAATTTTTGAGAATGGCGTGCAGGAGGAAGAAGGGGGCAAGCATCGCGGGATCGATCCGCAACGCGTTTTTGAGTTCCGCCAGCGCCGAGGCGCAGGCTTCGTAGCCGGGTTTTTCGCCGGCCTTCAAAAAAAGGGTTTTGGCCAGCCCGTAATGCGCGCGCGCTTTCAGCCCTGGCGGGTCGTTAGCGCCATGCAGCCCAAGCGCTTTGCGGAAATATTCCTCCGCCTTGTCCAGCCCCCCCTGCTCGATACGATAGGCCTGCGCGAGGCGGTAATGCAGATTGGCGTCGCCGGGACGCGCTTCTATAAGCTCGCGCAGGGATTCGGCGTCTTCCAGGCTCTTCCCGGTTCGCTTGTAACACAGGGCGAGCGACTTGTGCGCCTCTTTGTCCGTAAAACTGAATTTGATAAGGTTTTTGAGTATCGGTATGGCGTTCGCATAGTCTTCACCGCCGATGTAGACTTTTGCCAAGTGGTTATTCAGGTCGCGCCGCCAAGGGGCCATCTCCACGCATTTCTTCAGCGTGGCAACCGTGGTATTGCAGAGATCCTTAAAGGCGGCGGCGTTGTCATCGCCCGACATTTTCAGCATTTCCCCATTGGCTTCCATCTGCTGCAGGGCTTTTTCCGCGGCGGCATCGGCGATGTTCCCAAACGCTTCCCGCAGTTGATCCACGCTGACCGGGTTTTGCAGTATCGCCTGTACGCCGGTCTTTTCCCCTTCCTCTTTCAGTTGGGGGGTTACCGCGCTGGCCAGCAAAATTATGTTCACTGGCGGCAGTTTTTTCTTTTGTGCCAACAATTGGGCGAACTGGAGGCCGGTCAGTTTTTTCATCAGGTGGGAGACGATGGCGAAATCGTAGAACACCCCTTTTTGCGCATCGGCTTCGATTTTGTCCAGCGCGTTTTTGGCGGAGTCCATTTCGTAGCAATCCAGGCGGAAGTTGCGGTCGTATTCGGAGAACGGGAGACTTTGAAGGAATTCGCGAAGCTGTTTGGTTTCGAACGATTTTTCAGAGATTATCAGCGCTTTCAGGCGGTTCCCCTTCATGTAATTATCTGCCGTTATTTTATCATACCCCGCTGGACGTGTGAGGATGGCTGAAAACCGCACCTAATCGCAAGGAAAAATCCCCCTTTCGGATATACTGGGTGTGAATGAATGCGGGCAGATTTGTTCCCAAGCTAAGCGAGGTCAAGCTGGGCCTCCTGCTGACCATTCTTTCGTTCCTCCTCTTTTTGGCGAATTTCGAGCTTTTCTCGCTTGTCTCGCACAAGATGTTCGATCTCAACTTCCGCGCACGGGGGATCATCACCGGCAAGCGCGACGTGGTAATCGTCGCCATCGACCAGAAGAGCCAGGATGTTTTCGGCCGCTGGCCCTGGACGCGGACCGTGATCGCCGGCGTGGTCAACCGCATTGCGAAGGGAAATCCGAAGGCGGTCGGACTCGATATCGTTTTCTCATATCCCGAAGAGAGGCCGGATTTCACCCTTGCGCAACAACTGCTTGCCAAAGCGCCTCCAAACGGCCCGTTGCGCGCCGCCCTGGAAGACGCGCTGGATAACGCGAACGCCGATCAGCGTCTCGCCGACGCCATCAAAAACGCCGGCAACGTTGTGCCGGGCTATTTTTTCTTCACCGATCCCGTTGAGGTGAAAGACCTGAAGATGAATCTCGAAGCGGATTACCGCGTCATAAAACATTCGCGGTTCGGCGCCATAAAGTACCCCGTGTCGGGCAGGCGGGACTTCCCCATGATTAACGCGGTCGGCGTAAAGCCGAACATAAAGCTGATTACCGACAGCGCCCCGGTGACCGGGTACTTCAACATGGTGCCGGATGCCGACGGAACGCTGCGGAAAATAACGAATGTCATCCAGTTCAACGGCAAGTATTTTCCTTCGCTCAGCCTGCAAGTGTTGGGGCTTTATTATGGCGGCGGCCCGCCGAAAATCATCTTTTCTGACGGGGGTGTGGAAGGGTTTGAAGTGGGCAAGACGTTCATTTCCAGCGATGAAACGGGCGCGAGTTACGTCAACTACTATGGCGGCGAGGGCGAGTTCCCGGCGGTCTCCATCGCCGACCTCATGGGGCACGATTACGATTCGCCCGAAGCGCTGGAAAAACTCTTTAAGGACAAGATCGTCCTTGTCGGCGCCACCGCCATCGGCATTTACGACATGCGTGTCACCCCGTTCGGTATTCAGCCGGGAATGATGGTCCACGCGAACTATATTCAAAGCGTCCTCGATGGCCGTGAGCTTAAACGGGCCAACTGGTTTTTGATATTCGATGCGGCCTCGATCATGGTGGTGGGCATTGCGCTCACGCTCGCCATGCGGCGGCTCAAGGTGTTTGGCGGACTGCTGCTTGCCCTCAT contains:
- a CDS encoding radical SAM protein; protein product: MKIKSIALVETKAVKTHVFSRVYLPRMGLPFLSGLMKSRGYEVETFFQEKAPVDIDYLCGFDLVGISSLTSTVNEAYRLGSLLKGRGKTVVMGGPHVSAMAEEALRHCDYVVRGEGEATFAELVSKMNGGGVSDVPGISYMRDGVLVQNPSSIAKVNMEEMPQADFSSCKAFKGPEEYPAQLMFSRGCPFDCSFCSVTTTFGRKYRYKTKEQLMAEMAPMLGRTINFIDDNFAANPRRTKDLLKTMIAENKVPHRYSCQLRIDAARDEELLDLLKRTNCRIAYIGMESINPETLKAYDKGQTVEEIVASIKGFKRHNIGIHGMFVLGGDHDTPQTIRDTTDFAIEAGLDTIQLCALTPFPGTAVHGQMVAEKRILHQDWDHYDGLHCVIRPTRMTPYELQHGIIEEMRRFYSFPRAFNISVQKRWRFKYRMGGRYLVNRWKNENSAYFDYLKTV
- a CDS encoding adenylate/guanylate cyclase domain-containing protein; translated protein: MNAGRFVPKLSEVKLGLLLTILSFLLFLANFELFSLVSHKMFDLNFRARGIITGKRDVVIVAIDQKSQDVFGRWPWTRTVIAGVVNRIAKGNPKAVGLDIVFSYPEERPDFTLAQQLLAKAPPNGPLRAALEDALDNANADQRLADAIKNAGNVVPGYFFFTDPVEVKDLKMNLEADYRVIKHSRFGAIKYPVSGRRDFPMINAVGVKPNIKLITDSAPVTGYFNMVPDADGTLRKITNVIQFNGKYFPSLSLQVLGLYYGGGPPKIIFSDGGVEGFEVGKTFISSDETGASYVNYYGGEGEFPAVSIADLMGHDYDSPEALEKLFKDKIVLVGATAIGIYDMRVTPFGIQPGMMVHANYIQSVLDGRELKRANWFLIFDAASIMVVGIALTLAMRRLKVFGGLLLALILMVSYILFQRFMFVEKNTLLDVLYPVIAIVMVYGGIAFYKYFIESKEKQYVKKAFGHYLSPAVISKIMEDPGKLKLGGETRVLTASFSDIKGFSTISEGLTPDALVELLNEYLTEMTDIVMENQGTLDKYIGDAIVAFYGAPLLYDNHAELACRSALLCQKRLKALREKWKGEGRPMVEARLGINTGPMLVGNMGSQQRFDYTVIGDEVNLAARLEGINKQYGTYICISENTRNAIGGAFVVRELDLVRVVGRSTPVRIYELVDFPADVTDATRQWLHSYGVARALYQARKWEEAIEAFEAAMALNKEDAASWTYIKRCRIFMAAPPDPDWDGVFSHTSK
- a CDS encoding tetratricopeptide repeat protein, which translates into the protein MKGNRLKALIISEKSFETKQLREFLQSLPFSEYDRNFRLDCYEMDSAKNALDKIEADAQKGVFYDFAIVSHLMKKLTGLQFAQLLAQKKKLPPVNIILLASAVTPQLKEEGEKTGVQAILQNPVSVDQLREAFGNIADAAAEKALQQMEANGEMLKMSGDDNAAAFKDLCNTTVATLKKCVEMAPWRRDLNNHLAKVYIGGEDYANAIPILKNLIKFSFTDKEAHKSLALCYKRTGKSLEDAESLRELIEARPGDANLHYRLAQAYRIEQGGLDKAEEYFRKALGLHGANDPPGLKARAHYGLAKTLFLKAGEKPGYEACASALAELKNALRIDPAMLAPFFLLHAILKNFGKDTEAAQALEAAKKITPALPADWLEWFFHYMDAGDTLNAEDALQKALVMDTENQAILVLAGEVWFRRQNYDKAIALFEKAVAINPSDPRLYNWLGISCRRMKQGVKAMENYKKALIMDPDDFNLHYNLGRVHFMLKDYANARKSYEEALRLNPDLAEAKEALAQLPATL